The Paenibacillus sp. RUD330 genome has a segment encoding these proteins:
- the spoIIR gene encoding stage II sporulation protein R: MSVHSYTSVTRPYPSAASRPYPAPAHSYRFPFRLSYLYLIVCVAFLMMSWENVRNDAALAQSSIPSEAIRLRILANSDSAVDQATKRVVRDAVVKAMNGWAAGPQTIEEARATLHAHMGEIEVIVARTLEDRGFSYSYKAELGQVAFPTKVYGEQVYPAGDYEALLITLGEGKGQNWWCVLFPPLCFLDSSSGDAAPKAEAAAAVADSKPDRLSQADGGKSASAKADAPAEAGQAPEAKFFIWELIESFFSFLRGLFS; this comes from the coding sequence ATGTCCGTTCATTCCTATACTTCGGTGACCCGCCCTTATCCGTCCGCAGCTTCCCGTCCTTATCCGGCACCAGCCCATTCCTACCGATTCCCGTTCCGCCTGTCCTACCTGTACCTCATCGTCTGTGTCGCCTTCCTGATGATGAGCTGGGAAAATGTCCGCAACGACGCCGCTCTGGCCCAAAGCTCCATTCCAAGCGAGGCCATCCGGCTGCGCATCCTCGCCAACTCGGATTCCGCCGTCGACCAGGCTACGAAGCGCGTCGTGCGCGATGCCGTCGTGAAGGCGATGAACGGCTGGGCGGCAGGGCCTCAGACGATCGAAGAAGCCCGCGCCACGCTGCATGCCCATATGGGGGAGATCGAAGTCATCGTAGCCCGCACGCTGGAGGATCGCGGATTCTCCTACAGCTACAAAGCCGAGCTTGGCCAAGTGGCTTTTCCGACCAAAGTCTACGGCGAGCAGGTTTATCCGGCAGGCGATTATGAAGCGCTCCTCATCACCCTTGGCGAAGGAAAGGGCCAGAACTGGTGGTGCGTCCTTTTCCCTCCGCTGTGCTTCTTGGACTCATCGTCCGGAGACGCGGCTCCGAAAGCGGAAGCTGCTGCTGCGGTCGCGGACAGCAAGCCGGACCGGCTGTCGCAAGCCGATGGCGGCAAATCCGCCTCGGCCAAAGCCGATGCCCCTGCAGAAGCAGGACAAGCCCCGGAGGCGAAGTTTTTCATCTGGGAGCTGATCGAATCGTTCTTCTCCTTCCTGCGCGGTCTCTTTTCCTGA
- a CDS encoding HemK/PrmC family methyltransferase: MSDNDLGRAAEPFRQEAGTSIQAARKLAEAYLDRCGVEEAGDNASLLLQHILGLNRAELLRDGREAFPPERLAAWEEAVTRKGRGEPAQYIVGEQWFYGRPFAVTPAVLIPRPETELLVEAVLHAADRLWPHAGGSAATAASPEALPGSAEPAATTLRPAGLEAPASAAAPVVLDVGTGSGAIAVTLAVERPAWRVHASDLSPDALRTAEGNALRLGAALSAFIEGDLLQPFLASAGGSMEGLEVDVLVSNPPYIPAGDLPGLQREVREFEPRLALDGGEDGLNPYRAMAEQLKSLTRLPSVVGFELGIGQARQVAALLEEIGHWDDISIVTDYGGIKRHVIAVRTTGSES; the protein is encoded by the coding sequence ATGAGCGACAACGATCTAGGCCGGGCGGCGGAGCCTTTCCGCCAGGAAGCAGGAACTTCGATTCAGGCCGCCCGCAAGCTGGCTGAGGCCTATCTGGACCGGTGCGGCGTTGAGGAGGCGGGGGACAACGCCTCCCTGCTGCTTCAGCATATTCTAGGCTTGAACCGGGCGGAGCTGCTTCGCGACGGCCGGGAGGCGTTCCCGCCGGAGCGGCTGGCGGCTTGGGAGGAAGCCGTCACCCGCAAGGGGCGGGGAGAGCCCGCGCAGTATATTGTAGGGGAGCAGTGGTTCTATGGCCGGCCGTTCGCCGTCACCCCGGCGGTGCTGATTCCGCGCCCCGAGACGGAGCTGCTCGTGGAGGCGGTGCTGCATGCGGCGGACAGGCTGTGGCCGCATGCGGGAGGTTCGGCTGCAACGGCGGCATCGCCCGAGGCATTGCCGGGAAGCGCCGAGCCTGCCGCAACCACCCTGCGGCCTGCCGGTCTGGAAGCGCCTGCCTCCGCTGCCGCGCCCGTCGTCCTCGACGTTGGCACGGGCAGCGGCGCGATCGCCGTCACGTTGGCCGTGGAGCGCCCGGCATGGCGGGTGCATGCCTCCGATCTGTCTCCGGATGCGCTGCGCACAGCCGAGGGCAACGCCCTCCGTCTGGGAGCTGCGCTGAGCGCGTTTATTGAGGGAGACCTGCTGCAGCCGTTTCTGGCTTCCGCCGGGGGGAGCATGGAGGGACTCGAAGTCGACGTTCTTGTGTCTAATCCCCCCTACATTCCAGCCGGAGATTTGCCGGGGCTGCAGCGGGAAGTCAGGGAATTCGAGCCTAGGCTTGCCCTCGACGGCGGGGAGGACGGCCTCAATCCGTACCGCGCCATGGCGGAACAGCTCAAATCTTTGACGCGGCTTCCGTCGGTCGTGGGCTTCGAGCTCGGCATCGGACAAGCCCGGCAGGTCGCTGCGCTGCTTGAAGAAATCGGGCATTGGGACGACATCTCGATCGTGACCGATTATGGAGGCATCAAGCGCCATGTAATCGCAGTCAGGACGACAGGTTCTGAAAGCTAG
- the prfA gene encoding peptide chain release factor 1 — translation MLDRLQALADRYEKLSELLCDPDVASDPKRLRDLSKEQSDLQGAYSAYTEYKEVHAQYEDAKAMQGEKLDDEMREMVKMELEELGERLAGLEEQVRVLLLPKDPNDDKNVIVEIRGAAGGDEAALFASDLYRMYTRFAETQGWRVELMDASENDLGGFKEVIFKITGKGAFSKLKFESGAHRVQRIPVTESGGRIHTSTSTVAVMPEVEEVEIEIHDKDIRVDTFCSSGAGGQSVNTTKSAVRVTHVPTGIVATCQDGKSQNDNKAKALQVLRARIYDIHRQEEEAKIAGERKSKVGTGDRSERIRTYNFPQSRVTDHRIGLTLHRLDSVMNGDMGDIVNSLSLAEQAELLERENLA, via the coding sequence GTGTTGGACCGTCTACAAGCGCTTGCGGACCGGTACGAAAAACTGAGCGAGCTGCTGTGCGATCCTGATGTAGCCAGCGATCCCAAGCGGCTCCGGGATTTGTCGAAGGAACAATCGGATCTTCAAGGCGCTTACAGCGCTTATACGGAATATAAAGAAGTGCATGCCCAGTACGAGGACGCCAAAGCGATGCAAGGCGAGAAGCTCGACGACGAGATGCGCGAGATGGTCAAGATGGAGCTCGAGGAGCTGGGCGAGCGGCTCGCCGGGCTTGAGGAGCAGGTTCGCGTCCTCTTGCTGCCCAAGGATCCCAACGACGACAAGAATGTCATCGTGGAGATCCGCGGCGCGGCGGGCGGCGACGAGGCGGCGCTGTTCGCTTCCGATCTGTACCGCATGTACACCCGCTTCGCGGAGACCCAAGGCTGGCGCGTCGAGCTCATGGATGCGAGCGAGAACGATCTTGGCGGCTTCAAGGAAGTCATCTTCAAGATCACCGGCAAGGGCGCGTTCAGCAAGCTGAAGTTCGAGAGCGGCGCACACCGCGTGCAGCGCATTCCGGTGACGGAATCCGGCGGCCGGATCCATACGTCCACGTCCACCGTGGCCGTCATGCCGGAAGTCGAGGAAGTCGAGATCGAGATCCACGACAAGGATATCCGTGTCGACACGTTCTGCTCCAGCGGAGCGGGCGGCCAGTCGGTCAACACGACCAAGTCCGCCGTGCGCGTGACGCATGTGCCTACCGGCATCGTCGCCACCTGCCAGGACGGCAAGTCGCAGAACGACAACAAGGCCAAGGCGCTGCAGGTTCTGCGCGCCCGCATCTATGATATCCACCGTCAGGAAGAAGAAGCCAAGATCGCCGGCGAGCGCAAGAGCAAAGTCGGCACGGGCGACCGCAGCGAGCGGATCCGCACGTACAACTTCCCGCAAAGCCGCGTGACCGATCACCGCATCGGCCTCACGCTGCATCGCCTCGATTCCGTCATGAACGGCGACATGGGCGACATCGTCAATTCCCTTTCGCTCGCCGAGCAGGCCGAGCTGCTGGAGCGCGAAAATCTCGCCTAA
- the ychF gene encoding redox-regulated ATPase YchF, whose translation MALSCGIVGLPNVGKSTLFNAITQAGAESANYPFCTIDPNVGVVEVPDERLDKLTELVVPKQTVPTAFEFVDIAGLVAGASKGEGLGNKFLAHIREVDAICHVVRCFQDENITHVSGKVDPLGDIQTINLELILADIDSVDRRIDRSRKNMKGGNKQYAQEVEVLERIKEALYNDQPARSVELSDEEKTLIRDLHLLTMKPVLYAANVSEEEVADAEGNPYVKIVREFALAENAEVVPISAKVEAEIAELEGEDKAMFLEELGMEESGLNRLIKSAYKLLGLYTYFTAGVQEVRAWTIRKGMKAPQAAGVIHTDFERGFIRAEVVSYDDLVSAGSMNTARERGQLRLEGKEYVVKDGDVMHFRFNV comes from the coding sequence TTGGCGCTCTCATGTGGCATCGTCGGTCTTCCCAACGTGGGCAAATCGACGCTTTTCAACGCAATCACTCAGGCTGGAGCGGAATCCGCCAACTATCCGTTCTGCACGATCGACCCTAACGTCGGCGTCGTGGAAGTTCCCGACGAGCGGCTGGATAAATTGACCGAGCTCGTCGTGCCGAAGCAGACCGTGCCGACCGCATTCGAATTCGTGGACATCGCGGGCCTCGTCGCCGGCGCCAGCAAAGGCGAAGGGCTCGGCAACAAATTCCTCGCCCATATCCGCGAAGTGGACGCCATCTGCCATGTCGTGCGCTGCTTCCAGGACGAGAACATCACCCATGTGTCGGGCAAGGTCGATCCGCTGGGAGACATCCAGACGATCAACCTGGAGCTGATCCTGGCGGACATCGATTCCGTCGACCGCCGCATCGACCGCTCCCGCAAGAACATGAAGGGCGGCAACAAGCAGTACGCCCAGGAAGTCGAAGTGCTGGAGCGGATCAAGGAAGCCCTCTACAACGACCAGCCGGCGCGCAGCGTCGAGCTGAGCGACGAAGAGAAGACGCTCATCCGCGACCTTCACCTGCTGACGATGAAGCCCGTGCTCTATGCGGCCAACGTGAGCGAGGAAGAAGTCGCCGACGCCGAAGGCAATCCGTATGTGAAAATCGTGCGTGAATTCGCCTTGGCTGAAAATGCCGAAGTCGTGCCGATCAGCGCGAAGGTCGAAGCCGAAATCGCGGAGCTTGAAGGCGAAGACAAGGCGATGTTCCTGGAGGAGCTCGGCATGGAGGAATCCGGCTTGAACCGCCTCATCAAGTCCGCCTACAAGCTGCTCGGCCTGTACACGTACTTCACGGCCGGCGTGCAGGAAGTCCGCGCCTGGACGATCCGCAAGGGCATGAAGGCGCCTCAGGCTGCCGGCGTCATCCACACGGACTTCGAGCGCGGCTTCATCCGCGCAGAGGTCGTATCCTATGACGATCTTGTCTCCGCAGGCTCCATGAACACCGCCCGCGAGCGCGGCCAGCTGCGCCTCGAAGGCAAGGAGTACGTCGTCAAGGACGGCGATGTCATGCATTTCCGCTTCAACGTGTAG
- a CDS encoding DUF6612 family protein gives MNLISNPFRSRPERRLRHLIAGLMLGSLLVAAGCSGPQDQGEPAPSAAQATGTPTPSPSGQDDAGPSPASMLERGSKALAEVRNFDLDMELTQQMVTDGDTTSMSMSNKGSIFLEPLVLKQVTVNDFMGDQSTIDSYLNKDGYYMYDHSNSSWSRMLASEVPKIKATLSDFQIAPSKELDKIKPHAASFKASSKEGVRTLAYSGDGKDGAAEALVRDLLRSTMGTDEMDAAIRDSIQVVSLAYTLEFDEKTGLLMRLKADADVTIEYDEGNPSKLHQELTLDYGSWNGAKAVQVPEEALNAPEVMPADQGLLDALGVEEGEQP, from the coding sequence ATGAATCTCATCTCGAATCCATTCCGCAGCCGCCCGGAGCGGCGGCTGCGGCATCTGATAGCCGGCTTGATGCTCGGCTCCCTGCTCGTCGCCGCCGGCTGCTCGGGACCGCAGGACCAAGGGGAGCCGGCGCCGTCAGCCGCGCAGGCGACCGGAACGCCGACTCCATCGCCCTCCGGGCAGGACGACGCGGGTCCTTCGCCCGCCTCCATGCTGGAGCGCGGCAGCAAGGCTCTGGCGGAAGTCCGGAATTTCGATCTGGACATGGAGCTCACGCAGCAGATGGTGACGGACGGGGACACGACGTCCATGTCCATGAGCAATAAAGGCTCTATTTTCCTGGAGCCGCTCGTCCTGAAGCAAGTCACGGTCAATGATTTCATGGGCGACCAGTCGACCATCGATTCGTACCTGAACAAGGACGGCTACTACATGTACGATCACTCCAATTCGTCCTGGAGCCGGATGCTGGCCTCCGAAGTGCCGAAGATCAAGGCGACGCTGTCGGACTTCCAGATCGCACCCTCCAAGGAGCTCGACAAGATCAAGCCGCATGCAGCGAGCTTCAAGGCTTCCTCCAAGGAAGGCGTCCGGACGCTGGCCTACAGCGGCGACGGCAAGGACGGGGCCGCCGAGGCGCTCGTGCGCGATCTGCTTCGCAGCACGATGGGAACCGACGAGATGGATGCGGCCATCCGGGATTCCATCCAGGTCGTCTCGCTTGCGTATACGCTTGAATTCGATGAGAAGACGGGACTGCTGATGCGGCTGAAGGCCGATGCGGATGTCACGATTGAATATGATGAAGGCAATCCCTCCAAGCTCCATCAGGAGCTGACTTTGGATTACGGCAGCTGGAACGGGGCGAAGGCCGTGCAGGTGCCGGAGGAAGCACTGAACGCTCCGGAGGTCATGCCTGCCGACCAGGGACTTCTGGATGCGCTTGGCGTGGAGGAAGGCGAGCAGCCTTAG
- a CDS encoding molybdopterin-dependent oxidoreductase has product MGNWLATLRKGYGRKLAGIHSLNGWIVFLLAVSGLMLFGGYWRGVLGEGRVWLKGIHIVLGVASLLPMAAYALLAPKHWKQLRGKPWQRANVIVVLALLGGWLLSGIVLWLHRQLGPGWANPALTWHDLLTWIGLPYVLYHSITRLKWLKQAGRRTVRTGKEDGLHPAASTEALMSRRTFIRTAVGAGIALAVGPSFLQWAGRALGSAGGASSEELASRDANRLIPAPQPLPASLPPQGGGAKGHFRVYTVTPIPSFTNADWSFTVDGLVENSFNWNWEQFVELKRTVQVSDFHCVTGWSVYGNTWEGIPLKLLLEKAGVKEGAATAKFYSGDGVYTDSLTLEQAVMEDVMVAVLHDGKPIPSDLGGPVRLIVPRMYAYKSVKWLNRIELIKGDHTGYWEERGYSKDAWV; this is encoded by the coding sequence ATGGGGAACTGGCTGGCAACGCTCCGCAAAGGCTACGGCCGCAAGCTCGCCGGCATCCATTCGCTGAACGGATGGATCGTCTTTCTGCTGGCGGTGTCGGGGCTTATGCTGTTCGGAGGCTACTGGAGAGGCGTGCTCGGAGAAGGCCGCGTCTGGCTGAAAGGAATCCATATTGTGCTCGGCGTCGCCTCCTTGCTGCCGATGGCGGCCTATGCGCTGCTCGCTCCCAAGCACTGGAAGCAGCTGCGGGGCAAGCCGTGGCAGAGAGCGAACGTCATCGTCGTGCTGGCTCTGCTCGGCGGCTGGCTGCTGTCGGGAATCGTGCTCTGGCTGCACCGGCAGCTTGGTCCCGGCTGGGCGAATCCGGCTCTGACCTGGCATGACTTGCTGACCTGGATCGGCCTGCCCTACGTGCTGTACCATTCCATCACCCGGCTGAAATGGCTCAAGCAGGCTGGCCGCCGCACGGTCCGCACCGGCAAGGAGGACGGTCTGCATCCGGCCGCCTCTACGGAAGCGCTCATGTCCAGACGGACGTTCATCCGGACGGCCGTAGGGGCGGGCATCGCGCTGGCGGTCGGGCCCTCCTTCCTGCAGTGGGCGGGGAGGGCTCTCGGCAGCGCCGGCGGAGCGTCCTCGGAAGAGCTGGCGAGCCGCGATGCCAACAGGCTCATCCCCGCTCCGCAGCCGCTGCCGGCATCGCTGCCTCCTCAAGGAGGCGGGGCCAAGGGCCATTTCCGCGTCTACACGGTCACGCCGATTCCGTCCTTCACGAACGCGGACTGGTCGTTCACGGTAGACGGTCTGGTGGAGAACAGCTTCAACTGGAACTGGGAGCAGTTCGTCGAGCTGAAGCGGACCGTCCAGGTCAGCGACTTCCACTGCGTGACGGGCTGGTCGGTGTACGGCAATACGTGGGAAGGCATTCCGCTGAAGCTGCTTCTGGAGAAGGCCGGCGTGAAGGAGGGGGCGGCGACGGCGAAGTTCTACTCCGGCGACGGGGTCTACACCGACTCGCTGACTCTCGAGCAGGCGGTCATGGAAGATGTCATGGTGGCCGTCCTTCATGACGGCAAGCCGATCCCGAGCGATCTCGGCGGTCCTGTCCGTCTTATCGTGCCGCGCATGTACGCCTACAAATCGGTGAAGTGGCTCAATCGCATCGAGCTGATCAAAGGCGACCATACGGGGTACTGGGAGGAGCGGGGCTACAGCAAGGACGCCTGGGTGTGA
- a CDS encoding GDSL-type esterase/lipase family protein: protein MKRIHLSLKGRLAFALAFLLLIGGAGAAYGAETAVQPDDYHIVALGDSITVGYEPKVEYTVASPPYGYAERLYEQALLHGRASLSNYGIAGLKSSGLKAFVSAIGSGTPITAEAIQPSLPDPRTNEFGAAAAKIRQELASADLVALTIGGNDVSALLTSASALSDADLAAKVASLLTEYTGNMTAVIDALHEINPDASIVIADQYQPLPVIGGKELYAKLTSATDAFTANLDKLAAGYSAQGADVKVAHVAKEFVGREGVLTHMIKDRDFHPTQEGYAVIAGTFAAAVWGAGIDLAAPAAGSPMNIYAVGRKLDTPYKPVLKKGVNYIAIQDIVQAVGAKTVWDAKTSTANIKYGSLTVGVKIGAATVTVNGVAVPVDSPAYLQQVGKESKTYVPLATVAKGLGFGVTYIAHLKTVFINP from the coding sequence ATGAAAAGAATCCATCTATCGCTGAAGGGCCGCCTCGCCTTCGCCCTCGCTTTCCTGCTGCTTATCGGCGGCGCGGGCGCCGCTTATGGCGCAGAGACAGCGGTTCAGCCTGATGACTATCATATCGTCGCTCTGGGAGACTCCATCACCGTCGGGTACGAGCCCAAGGTGGAATACACGGTTGCTTCGCCTCCTTACGGCTACGCCGAGCGGCTGTACGAGCAAGCGCTGCTGCATGGACGCGCTTCGCTGTCCAACTACGGAATCGCCGGCTTGAAAAGCTCCGGCCTGAAAGCGTTTGTAAGCGCCATCGGTTCGGGAACGCCGATAACGGCCGAGGCCATTCAACCGAGCCTTCCCGATCCGAGAACGAACGAGTTCGGAGCGGCGGCCGCAAAGATCCGCCAGGAGCTCGCGTCCGCCGATCTCGTCGCCCTCACGATCGGCGGCAACGACGTCTCCGCGCTGCTGACGAGCGCGTCCGCCTTGTCGGATGCCGATCTGGCGGCGAAGGTCGCCTCCCTCCTGACCGAATACACCGGCAATATGACGGCCGTAATCGACGCTCTTCATGAGATCAATCCCGATGCGTCCATCGTCATCGCCGACCAGTACCAGCCGCTTCCGGTCATCGGGGGCAAGGAGCTGTACGCCAAGCTGACGAGCGCGACGGATGCTTTCACGGCCAATCTGGACAAGCTCGCGGCGGGCTACTCCGCCCAGGGCGCGGATGTCAAGGTCGCCCATGTCGCCAAGGAATTCGTCGGGCGCGAAGGCGTCCTCACCCATATGATCAAGGACCGGGATTTTCATCCGACGCAGGAAGGGTACGCAGTTATCGCCGGCACCTTTGCGGCGGCGGTATGGGGAGCCGGCATCGACCTGGCTGCTCCTGCGGCAGGTTCGCCGATGAACATCTATGCCGTCGGCAGGAAGCTCGACACCCCCTATAAGCCGGTGCTCAAGAAAGGCGTCAACTACATCGCCATCCAGGATATCGTGCAGGCCGTAGGCGCGAAAACCGTATGGGATGCCAAAACGTCGACGGCCAACATCAAGTACGGCAGCTTGACGGTCGGCGTGAAGATCGGCGCTGCGACCGTGACCGTCAACGGAGTCGCGGTTCCGGTCGATTCTCCGGCCTACCTGCAGCAGGTAGGCAAGGAGTCCAAGACGTATGTGCCGCTGGCTACTGTGGCCAAAGGGCTTGGCTTCGGCGTGACCTACATTGCTCATCTCAAAACGGTATTTATCAATCCATAG
- a CDS encoding DUF2569 family protein, which yields MEPPLSGLGGWLWLVQLGLALQLAVFAAQLAGLIGYLFADGGWPAIADSQAADYHPLMVPLAVYELAELAVLLLATAMMLAGFYRRLQAFPAWIALYLLACLAAVALECVFILLMPATRESFLQNSLPALLRTAVLAAVWIPYFRRSLRVRNTFVH from the coding sequence TTGGAGCCTCCCTTGTCGGGACTGGGCGGGTGGCTATGGCTCGTCCAGCTCGGCCTCGCTCTTCAGCTGGCTGTGTTCGCGGCGCAGCTCGCCGGGCTGATCGGCTATTTGTTCGCGGACGGAGGCTGGCCGGCGATCGCCGACAGCCAGGCGGCCGACTATCATCCGCTGATGGTTCCGCTTGCCGTCTACGAGCTGGCGGAGCTGGCCGTGCTGCTCCTGGCCACGGCGATGATGCTGGCCGGCTTCTACCGCAGGCTGCAGGCCTTCCCTGCCTGGATCGCCCTGTATCTGCTCGCCTGCCTGGCTGCGGTCGCGCTGGAATGCGTGTTCATCCTGCTCATGCCTGCAACGAGGGAAAGCTTCCTCCAGAATTCGCTTCCGGCCCTGCTGCGGACGGCGGTCTTGGCCGCGGTCTGGATTCCCTACTTCAGGCGGTCTCTCCGGGTGAGGAACACGTTCGTCCATTGA
- a CDS encoding 5'-deoxyadenosine deaminase, whose product MPHTILIRNAQIVTMNASEEIVHGDIRIEDDRIAAIGPDLDASGADRVIDASGRTVIPGFVQTHIHLCQTLFRGKADDLELLDWLRKRIWPLEAAHDEESIYYSAMLGIGELLQSGTTTIVDMETVHHTDSAFQAIAASGIRALSGKVMMDRKGSDIPLPLQEETKASLQESVDLLEKWHQHDNGRIRYAFSPRFVVSCTDELLREVASLSDRYQVNVHTHASENLGEIELVEQMTGMRNIAYLDHIGLATDRLILAHCIWLDDNEKRIIRERGVHVSHCPGSNLKLASGIAEVPDMLDTSISVSLGADGAPCNNNLDMFNEMRLAALIQKPVHGPTSMDARSVFRMATIGGAKAVGMSADIGSLEVGKKADLAILNLNQFHTFPSFDVDIISRIVYSATRADVETTIVDGKVLMDRGVMLTVDKDVTLREADRSIRRLLQRSPLA is encoded by the coding sequence ATGCCCCACACGATTTTGATCCGGAACGCCCAGATCGTCACGATGAATGCGAGCGAAGAGATTGTGCACGGAGACATCCGGATCGAGGACGACCGGATCGCCGCGATCGGCCCGGATCTCGACGCCAGCGGCGCCGACCGCGTCATCGACGCTTCCGGCCGCACCGTCATCCCCGGCTTCGTCCAGACCCATATCCATCTGTGCCAGACTTTGTTCCGCGGCAAGGCGGACGATCTGGAGCTGCTGGATTGGCTGCGCAAGCGCATCTGGCCGCTGGAAGCAGCCCATGACGAGGAGTCCATCTATTACTCCGCCATGCTCGGCATCGGCGAGCTGCTGCAGAGCGGCACAACGACGATCGTAGACATGGAGACCGTCCATCACACGGACTCGGCCTTCCAGGCCATCGCTGCGAGCGGCATCCGCGCGCTGTCCGGCAAGGTCATGATGGACCGCAAAGGAAGCGACATTCCGCTGCCGCTGCAGGAGGAGACGAAAGCCTCTCTGCAGGAGAGCGTCGACTTGCTGGAAAAATGGCATCAGCACGACAACGGCCGGATCCGCTACGCCTTCTCCCCGCGCTTCGTCGTGTCCTGCACGGATGAGCTGCTCCGCGAGGTTGCGAGCCTCTCGGATCGCTATCAGGTGAACGTCCATACCCATGCCTCCGAAAATCTCGGCGAGATCGAGCTGGTGGAGCAGATGACCGGCATGCGCAACATCGCCTACCTCGATCATATCGGGCTTGCCACGGACCGGCTGATCCTGGCCCACTGCATCTGGCTGGACGACAACGAGAAGCGGATCATCCGCGAGCGCGGCGTCCATGTCAGCCATTGCCCCGGCTCCAACCTCAAGCTGGCTTCCGGCATCGCCGAGGTTCCCGACATGCTCGATACGAGCATCAGCGTGAGCCTTGGAGCCGACGGAGCGCCATGCAACAACAATCTCGACATGTTCAACGAGATGCGCCTGGCGGCCCTCATCCAGAAGCCCGTCCACGGACCGACGTCCATGGACGCGCGCAGCGTCTTCCGCATGGCGACGATCGGCGGAGCCAAGGCGGTCGGCATGAGCGCGGATATCGGAAGTCTGGAAGTCGGCAAAAAAGCCGACCTGGCCATCCTCAACCTGAACCAGTTCCACACCTTCCCTTCCTTCGATGTGGACATCATCTCCCGCATCGTATACTCCGCCACCCGCGCGGATGTCGAGACGACGATCGTCGACGGCAAGGTGCTTATGGACCGAGGCGTCATGCTGACTGTCGACAAGGACGTGACGCTCCGCGAGGCGGACCGCTCCATCCGCCGCCTGCTGCAGCGCAGCCCTCTGGCCTAG
- the trxA gene encoding thioredoxin, producing the protein MAVALTKETFNESVQSGVSLVDFWAPWCGPCKMQLPIVEELSTELAGTATIAKINVDEEPELASQFGVMSIPTLILFKDGQPVDKMVGVQSKDALKNKIQGQL; encoded by the coding sequence ATGGCAGTAGCACTGACAAAAGAAACCTTCAATGAATCCGTGCAATCCGGCGTGTCCCTGGTAGACTTCTGGGCTCCTTGGTGCGGACCTTGCAAAATGCAGCTTCCGATCGTCGAAGAGCTCTCCACGGAGCTTGCCGGCACGGCAACGATCGCCAAGATCAATGTCGACGAAGAGCCTGAGCTGGCTTCCCAGTTCGGCGTCATGAGCATCCCGACGCTGATCCTGTTCAAGGACGGCCAACCGGTCGACAAAATGGTCGGCGTGCAAAGCAAAGACGCCCTGAAAAACAAAATCCAAGGCCAGCTGTAA
- a CDS encoding Rrf2 family transcriptional regulator, with product MNSEFTIAVHSLVLLAYLPEGSASSETIAENVCTNPARVRKVMGYLKRSGYVATREGSGGGYRLLMDPAEVTLKDVYRTIAQGSLMPNWCSGDPDCDCLVGSNMNEVMNRIFCTAEQQLEDYFSGLTIAGVLKDIHSCDSC from the coding sequence ATGAACAGTGAATTTACGATTGCCGTCCACAGCCTGGTGCTGCTGGCTTACTTGCCGGAAGGCAGCGCCTCCAGCGAAACGATCGCCGAGAACGTGTGCACCAATCCGGCCCGCGTCCGCAAGGTCATGGGTTATCTCAAGCGCAGCGGCTATGTCGCCACGCGCGAGGGCTCCGGAGGAGGCTACCGGCTTCTGATGGATCCAGCTGAGGTGACGCTGAAGGATGTGTACCGGACGATTGCGCAAGGGTCGCTGATGCCGAACTGGTGCTCGGGCGATCCGGATTGCGATTGTCTCGTCGGATCCAACATGAACGAGGTCATGAACCGTATCTTCTGCACGGCCGAGCAGCAGCTGGAGGATTACTTCTCCGGCCTGACCATCGCCGGCGTGCTCAAGGACATCCATAGCTGCGATTCATGTTGA